The Moritella sp. F3 genome contains a region encoding:
- the lptD gene encoding LPS assembly protein LptD produces the protein MTKWIVKMRLFTIFSTLSGVVFSASAATIVTNADGSSTIVSDATALQKEAELSLFKQCFPYVPPIKPAIEDSKAANQIQLLSNDAKVIQGNKAIFNGDVNFTQGNRILSADEIILYQLTNILTAEGNVILEDSSSTVKGQALKANLDTKDAELSQVNYLLHGQAANGEAKKVYITNSGENILMQRSTYSECPLGDNSWVLRASSINVDNVEESAEAYNATLYFKDVPIFYMPYFTYPTTDKRKSGLLFPSFENSLENGITFSQPIYWNIAPNYDMEIIPTYMSERGVHLTNKFRYLVDGQSGKLNVEYLANDKKTDSDRSLFHWSHNGNFNEHLNLNASYTQVSDNDYFSDLDASAGSRDSNTLLRTAALTYNTDMTSSQFEVRDFQILSDSTSSTPHKVLPKISFTGYKQFDTSAIELSSYNEITNFSHSDNNMYSGIRTHIEPSITFPYQRPAGFAVAEFKLPMTYYSQTFNESDNKNFSNGYKGELEEQVVRVIPTARFHAGLNFERPTSWFGHNITQTLEPQVQYLYIPYENQDNIGIYDSSTIQQDFLGLYRDRIYSGLDRIADANQFTVGLTSRVFDDMGSERFRFALGQIVYFGDSQVGIAPETDTTVDNSEVTTSSIVMETDVKISHNLFINNSIEYAIQDDLVRRADAAIEYRFDKGQKIQLNYRYVENTASILEDENSSVNSRINQIGSKFVLPINSQWDFGASYYYDVENEITQDAFAGIKYEDCCWAVRLDYGYRLKNHNINTGVTEFDRGPTLMFELKGLGGIGTDMDNIGTSSLFTYGEPFQLRE, from the coding sequence ATGACAAAATGGATTGTTAAAATGCGCCTTTTCACCATATTCTCCACACTTAGCGGTGTCGTATTCTCAGCTAGCGCAGCCACCATAGTTACCAATGCAGATGGATCTTCAACGATTGTAAGTGATGCGACAGCCTTACAAAAAGAAGCTGAATTATCATTATTTAAACAATGCTTTCCCTATGTACCACCTATAAAGCCGGCTATTGAAGATTCAAAAGCAGCTAACCAAATTCAGCTACTATCAAACGATGCCAAGGTTATTCAAGGCAATAAGGCTATTTTCAATGGTGATGTGAATTTTACCCAAGGCAATAGAATATTATCTGCCGATGAGATAATTCTGTACCAACTGACTAATATTCTCACCGCAGAAGGTAATGTGATATTAGAAGACAGTTCATCGACAGTGAAAGGCCAAGCATTAAAAGCTAATTTAGATACCAAAGATGCCGAGCTATCACAAGTCAATTATCTGCTGCATGGTCAGGCTGCTAATGGTGAGGCTAAAAAGGTCTATATCACCAATAGCGGTGAGAACATTTTAATGCAACGTTCGACATATAGTGAATGTCCATTAGGTGATAACAGCTGGGTGTTACGCGCTTCATCGATCAATGTTGATAATGTCGAGGAATCAGCCGAGGCGTATAACGCAACGCTGTATTTTAAAGACGTACCGATTTTCTACATGCCCTATTTTACTTATCCCACCACAGATAAACGTAAATCAGGACTATTATTCCCATCATTTGAAAACTCGTTAGAAAATGGTATTACTTTCTCTCAGCCTATTTATTGGAATATCGCACCAAACTACGACATGGAAATAATTCCAACTTACATGTCTGAACGTGGCGTTCACTTGACGAACAAATTTCGTTATTTAGTTGATGGGCAAAGCGGTAAGCTAAATGTCGAATACCTCGCTAACGATAAAAAAACCGATAGCGATCGTAGTCTTTTTCATTGGAGTCATAATGGTAATTTCAATGAGCATTTAAATCTCAACGCTAGCTACACCCAAGTCAGTGATAACGACTACTTTTCCGATCTTGATGCATCTGCAGGTTCTCGAGACAGTAATACCCTACTACGAACGGCGGCATTAACTTACAATACCGATATGACGTCATCGCAATTTGAAGTCCGTGATTTTCAAATTTTAAGTGACTCGACATCATCTACACCACATAAAGTATTACCAAAAATATCTTTTACAGGCTATAAACAGTTTGATACTAGTGCTATTGAGCTATCGTCTTACAACGAGATCACTAATTTTTCTCATTCTGACAATAATATGTACAGCGGTATAAGAACCCACATAGAGCCTTCAATAACCTTTCCTTACCAGCGCCCAGCTGGTTTTGCGGTTGCCGAATTTAAACTACCGATGACTTATTACAGTCAGACATTCAATGAGTCAGATAATAAAAATTTCTCGAACGGTTATAAAGGAGAGCTCGAAGAGCAAGTTGTTCGCGTTATACCAACAGCAAGGTTTCATGCCGGGTTGAATTTTGAGCGTCCTACATCGTGGTTTGGCCATAACATCACGCAGACACTAGAGCCGCAAGTTCAGTATCTATATATCCCTTACGAAAACCAAGATAATATCGGTATTTACGATTCATCGACAATTCAACAAGATTTCTTAGGTTTATACCGTGACCGTATTTACAGTGGTTTAGACCGTATTGCCGATGCTAACCAATTCACTGTCGGTTTAACAAGTCGTGTCTTTGATGATATGGGCAGTGAACGCTTCCGTTTTGCCTTGGGTCAAATAGTCTACTTTGGTGACAGCCAAGTTGGTATTGCACCAGAAACCGATACTACGGTTGATAATTCCGAGGTGACTACATCAAGTATCGTCATGGAAACCGATGTTAAAATAAGCCATAATTTATTTATCAATAATAGTATCGAATATGCGATCCAAGATGACCTAGTTCGCCGTGCCGATGCAGCGATTGAATATCGCTTCGATAAGGGCCAAAAAATACAACTTAATTACCGCTATGTTGAGAACACAGCTTCTATACTCGAAGATGAAAATAGCAGTGTTAACTCGAGGATTAATCAGATTGGTTCCAAGTTTGTTTTACCAATTAATAGCCAATGGGATTTCGGCGCCAGTTATTATTACGATGTTGAAAATGAAATAACCCAAGATGCATTCGCAGGGATTAAATATGAAGATTGCTGCTGGGCAGTTCGTCTT
- the djlA gene encoding co-chaperone DjlA, with translation MNMLFYILLFAIGMKFGGFFGAVFMVWVGSILKRQFGPKLGIDTRPAAHKRQDIFLHTSFSVMGHMAKADGHVTEVDIHVATQLMDRMKLTGETRRAAQVSFSQGKEADFPLEQTVRDFRRVSVLRRDLIKMFLEIQIQAAFADHELSDAERAILHRIGGILGVTAQDMDNLLQMMEAEIRSHRHGSKVSREEALTNAYQQLGVSAEDDDKTIKRAYRKLMNEHHPDKLVSKGLPEEMMIIAKEKAQDIQGAYDVVKESRKMR, from the coding sequence ATGAATATGTTGTTTTACATTTTATTGTTTGCCATCGGTATGAAGTTTGGTGGATTCTTTGGGGCTGTTTTTATGGTCTGGGTTGGCTCGATATTAAAGCGCCAATTTGGTCCAAAACTCGGTATTGATACACGACCTGCTGCGCATAAGCGCCAGGATATATTCTTGCACACCTCATTCTCGGTGATGGGGCACATGGCAAAGGCTGATGGTCATGTGACCGAAGTGGACATCCATGTGGCGACGCAGTTAATGGATCGCATGAAATTGACAGGGGAAACCCGCCGGGCAGCACAAGTGTCATTTAGTCAGGGTAAAGAGGCTGATTTTCCATTGGAGCAAACGGTACGTGATTTTCGTCGTGTGAGTGTATTGCGTCGAGATTTGATTAAAATGTTTTTGGAGATACAGATCCAAGCGGCATTTGCAGATCATGAATTGTCAGACGCTGAACGCGCTATATTACATCGCATAGGTGGCATATTAGGTGTTACCGCACAGGATATGGATAATTTATTACAGATGATGGAAGCTGAGATACGTTCTCACCGTCATGGTAGTAAAGTGAGCCGTGAAGAGGCCTTAACGAATGCTTATCAACAGCTAGGCGTTAGTGCGGAAGATGATGATAAAACCATTAAACGCGCTTATCGTAAATTAATGAATGAGCATCATCCTGATAAATTAGTATCAAAAGGTTTACCGGAAGAAATGATGATCATTGCGAAAGAAAAAGCCCAAGATATTCAAGGTGCTTATGACGTAGTGAAAGAATCAAGAAAAATGCGTTAA
- a CDS encoding DUF3530 family protein, protein MFKALVLLCLSVLSLQLSAAINNDNEKNNIASPVIAFPMSQQRLFDQDLTKYSDTSEVAWLGDKDNRFLTLWREQTTGHVVGTSWLFGDTYTSANSPGIIQTLRNQLSNKGLHSYSVSPLSQALNSTQSEERLLAQLQILQEKVVSQEGKRLMVLQGANSQAIINILIHNPDIYVDAIVLISTNSPTAALSTQLSKQLLELKTPILDLYRKTDELAVIEQAKIRNTAAKRVNKSNYRQVEVIGLQGQLETQITTSQIIYGWLVTQDWY, encoded by the coding sequence ATGTTTAAGGCTCTGGTATTATTATGTTTATCTGTTTTATCGCTGCAATTAAGTGCCGCGATAAATAACGATAACGAAAAAAATAACATAGCATCACCAGTCATCGCCTTCCCGATGTCACAACAACGCTTATTTGATCAAGACTTAACGAAGTATAGCGATACCAGCGAAGTCGCGTGGTTAGGTGATAAAGATAACCGTTTCCTCACATTATGGCGTGAACAAACAACAGGGCATGTGGTCGGTACTAGCTGGCTATTTGGTGATACTTATACGTCAGCGAACAGCCCTGGCATTATCCAAACGCTGCGTAACCAACTCAGTAATAAAGGCTTACATTCCTATTCGGTCTCACCTTTAAGCCAAGCTTTAAATTCAACACAATCTGAAGAACGCTTGTTAGCCCAATTACAGATCTTACAAGAAAAAGTAGTTAGCCAGGAAGGTAAACGCCTAATGGTACTGCAAGGTGCAAACAGCCAAGCAATCATTAATATCTTAATTCATAATCCTGACATTTATGTCGATGCGATCGTGTTAATCAGTACCAATAGTCCTACAGCAGCACTGTCAACACAACTGAGTAAGCAGTTACTTGAACTTAAAACACCCATACTAGACTTATACAGAAAAACAGACGAACTCGCTGTCATTGAGCAAGCAAAAATAAGAAATACTGCAGCAAAGCGTGTCAATAAAAGTAACTATCGGCAGGTTGAAGTGATTGGATTACAAGGGCAATTGGAAACTCAGATAACAACCAGCCAAATAATTTATGGCTGGTTAGTTACGCAAGATTGGTATTAA
- a CDS encoding pseudouridine synthase, producing the protein MPDFIYAPPQHPRLDIIYQDDAIIVLNKPSGLLSVPGRLPEHNDSIASRVQEQFPTATIVHRLDMCTSGVILMALTKAAQSHISRQFQQRSTTKYYYARLEGIPAATNGSIDLPLRCDWPNRPRQMIDFIEGKPALTHWQVIAQQQASDDNNQQASATVLLKPVTGRSHQLRLHMLALGTPILGDELYASKKGITGAEHLQLHAAMLEIEHPLSSEKMTFKACPPFTIN; encoded by the coding sequence ATGCCCGATTTTATTTATGCTCCACCACAACACCCTCGATTGGATATTATTTATCAAGATGATGCCATTATTGTCTTAAATAAACCGAGTGGATTATTAAGCGTACCAGGGCGATTACCCGAACATAACGACAGTATTGCCAGTCGTGTACAAGAACAGTTTCCGACGGCAACCATTGTACATCGCCTAGATATGTGCACTTCAGGGGTGATCTTAATGGCATTAACGAAAGCTGCACAAAGCCATATAAGCAGACAGTTTCAGCAACGTTCAACAACCAAGTACTATTACGCACGTTTGGAAGGTATTCCAGCTGCAACGAATGGCAGTATTGATTTACCCTTACGGTGTGATTGGCCAAATAGACCAAGACAAATGATTGATTTTATCGAGGGTAAACCCGCTCTCACGCATTGGCAGGTTATAGCACAGCAGCAAGCAAGCGACGACAATAATCAACAAGCCAGTGCTACAGTGCTACTTAAACCTGTGACGGGTCGCTCGCATCAACTACGGTTACATATGTTAGCATTAGGCACTCCGATACTCGGTGATGAGTTATATGCATCGAAAAAAGGCATTACAGGAGCTGAGCATTTACAGCTGCATGCGGCAATGCTAGAAATTGAGCATCCTTTATCGTCAGAAAAAATGACATTTAAAGCATGTCCGCCGTTTACAATCAATTAA